Proteins encoded within one genomic window of Anopheles gambiae chromosome 3, idAnoGambNW_F1_1, whole genome shotgun sequence:
- the LOC1269088 gene encoding mucin-2 isoform X2 gives MGFKRTLLLTMLTTSSFFLHVSASFICPKYDTSRQLSSLYAMPHSQTGYVTCVGRIKIAAHCPEGSVWSDAVKTCVRQYSSSGVQERTRRDTAIETVTTCATVCPQVFDPRKLVLVEHSSCTKYNLCVLGLMLTVSCPNDLRFNKERCECDFKEKVYCEGEDPATTTVDYASTTDATTVYDSTTKDSTTEEFTTEVATSESTTEDSTTEESTTEVTVSESTTEDSTTEESTTEVATSELTTEESTTEESTTEVIVSESTTEDSTTEESTTEAATSESTTEESTTEESTTEVTVSESTTEDSTTEESTTEAATSESTTEDSTTEESTTEVATSESTTEDSTTEESTTEVVTSESTTEDSTTEESITEVTVSESTTEDSTTEESTTEVATSESTTEDSTTEEFTTEVATSESTTEESTTEESTTEVTVSEATTEDSTTEESTTEVATSESTTEESTTEESTTEVTVSESTTEDSTTEESTTEVATSESTTEESTTEESTTEVTTSESTTEDSTTEESTTEVTVSESTTEDSTTEESTTEVATSESTTEESTTEESTTEVTVSESTTEDSTTEKSTTEAATSESTTEDSTTEESTTEVTVSESTTEDSTTEESTTEVATSESTTEDYTTEESTTEVVTSESTTEDSTTEEATTEVATSESTTEDSTTEESTTEVATSESTTEDSTTEEATTEVVTSESTTEDSTTEEATTEVTVSESTTEDSTTEESTTEVATSESTTEDSTTEESTTEVVTSESTTEHSTTEESTTEVATSESTTEESTTEESTTEVATSESTTEDSTTEESTTEVVTSESTTEDSTTEESITEVTVSESTTEDSTTEESTTEVATSESTTEDSTTEEITTEVATSESTTEESTTEESTTEVTVSEATTEDSTTEESTTEVVTSESTTEDSTTEESITEVTVSESTTEDSTTEESTTEVTVSESTTEDSTTEESTTEVATSESTTEDSTTEESTTEVVTSESTTEDSTTEESITEVTVSESTTEDSTTEESTTEVATSESTTEESTTEESTTEVTVSESTTEDSTTEESTTEVATSESTTEESTTEESTTEVVTSESTTEDSTTEESTTEVTVSESTTEDSTTEESTTEVVTSESTTEDSTTEEPTTEVATSESTTEESTTEESTTEVTVSESTTEDSTTEESTTEAATSESTTEDSTTEESTTEVATSESTTEDSTTEESTTEVATSESTTEDSTTEESTTEVTVSTASSTSEVPTSESTTEASTQSISLSTIEVTPDETTSSSSTETTTALPVSSSTERTPVSGAEIVTGISKAFEKVSSIFETLAKIFASAIKSN, from the exons atGGGGTTTAAACGGACACTTCTGCTTACGATGCTGACAACATCATCTTTCTTCCTGCATGTGTCGGCAAGCTTCATTTGCCCAAAGTATGACACTTCACGACAGTTATCTTCTCTATACGCGATGCCTCACAGCCAAACGGGCTACGTGACATGTGTTGGAAGGATCAAAATCGCAGCCCACTGTCCCGAGGGATCGGTGTGGAGTGATGCAGTGAAAACATGCGTTCGACAATACTCCTCCTCGGGAGTTCAGGAGCGTACGAGACGAGATACCGCAATAGAAACAGTGACCACATGTGCAACGGTTTGTCCGCAAGTGTTCGATCCGCGGAAGCTTGTGCTTGTGGAGCATAGTTCTTGTACGAAATATAATCTGTGCGTTCTTGGGCTGATGCTGACTGTATCGTGCCCGAATGATTTGCGGTTCAATAAGGAGCGGTGTGAATGTGATTTCAAGGAAAAGGTTTATTGTGAAGGTGAAGATCCCGCGACGACAACAGTGGATTATGCATCAACCACCGATGCGACGACAGTTTATgattcaacaacaaaagatTCCACAACAGAAGAGTTTACCACTGAAGTCGCAACATCCGAGTCAACGACAGAAGATTCTACAACAGAAGAGTCTACCACTGAGGTGACAGTATCCGAGTCCACGACAGAAGATTCCACAACAGAAGAATCTACTACTGAGGTCGCAACATCCGAGTTAACGACAGAAGAGTCCACTACAGAAGAGTCTACCACTGAGGTGATAGTATCCGAGTCCACGACAGAAGATTCTACAACTGAAGAATCTACTACTGAAGCCGCAACATCCGAGTCAACGACAGAAGAGTCTACTACAGAAGAGTCTACCACTGAGGTGACAGTATCCGAGTCCACGACAGAAGATTCTACAACTGAAGAATCTACCACTGAAGCCGCAACATCCGAGTCAACGACGGAGGATTCTACAACTGAAGAATCTACCACTGAAGTCGCAACATCCGAGTCAACGACGGAGGATTCTACAACTGAAGAGTCTACCACTGAGGTCGTAACATCCGAGTCAACGACGGAGGATTCTACAACAGAAGAGTCTATCACTGAAGTTACAGTATCCGAGTCCACGACAGAAGATTCTACAACTGAAGAATCTACCACTGAAGTCGCAACATCCGAGTCGACGACAGAAGATTCCACAACAGAAGAATTTACCACTGAAGTCGCAACATCCGAGTCAACGACAGAAGAGTCCACTACAGAAGAGTCTACAACTGAGGTGACAGTATCCGAGGCAACTACGGAGGATTCTACAACTGAAGAATCTACCACTGAGGTCGCAACATCCGAGTCGACGACCGAAGAGTCCACTACAGAAGAGTCTACCACTGAAGTTACAGTATCCGAGTCTACGACGGAGGATTCTACAACTGAAGAATCTACTACTGAGGTCGCAACATCCGAGTCAACGACAGAAGAGTCCACTACAGAAGAGTCTACCACTGAGGTCACAACATCCGAGTCAACGACGGAGGATTCGACAACAGAAGAGTCTACCACTGAAGTTACAGTATCCGAGTCTACTACGGAGGATTCTACAACTGAAGAGTCTACCACTGAG GTCGCAACATCCGAGTCAACGACAGAAGAGTCTACTACAGAAGAGTCTACCACTGAGGTGACAGTATCCGAGTCCACGACAGAAGATTCTACAACTGAAAAATCTACCACTGAAGCCGCAACATCCGAGTCAACGACGGAGGATTCTACAACAGAAGAGTCTACCACTGAAGTTACAGTATCCGAGTCTACTACGGAGGATTCTACAACTGAAGAATCTACCACTGAAGTCGCAACATCCGAGTCAACGACGGAGGATTATACAACTGAAGAGTCTACCACTGAGGTCGTAACATCCGAGTCAACGACGGAGGATTCTACAACAGAAGAGGCTACCACTGAAGTCGCAACATCCGAGTCTACTACGGAGGATTCTACAACTGAAGAATCTACCACTGAAGTCGCAACATCCGAGTCAACGACGGAGGATTCTACAACAGAAGAGGCTACCACTGAGGTCGTAACATCCGAGTCAACGACGGAGGATTCTACAACAGAAGAGGCTACCACTGAAGTTACAGTATCCGAGTCTACTACGGAGGATTCTACAACTGAAGAATCTACCACTGAAGTCGCAACATCCGAGTCAACGACGGAGGATTCTACAACTGAAGAGTCTACCACTGAGGTCGTAACATCCGAGTCAACGACGGAGCATTCTACAACAGAAGAGTCTACCACTGAGGTCGCAACATCCGAGTCAACGACAGAAGAGTCCACTACAGAAGAATCTACCACTGAAGTCGCAACATCCGAGTCAACGACGGAGGATTCTACAACTGAAGAATCTACCACTGAGGTCGTAACATCCGAGTCAACGACGGAGGATTCTACAACAGAAGAGTCTATCACTGAAGTTACAGTATCCGAGTCCACGACAGAAGATTCTACAACTGAAGAATCTACCACTGAAGTCGCAACATCCGAGTCAACGACAGAAGATTCCACAACAGAAGAAATAACCACTGAAGTCGCAACATCCGAGTCAACGACAGAAGAGTCCACTACAGAAGAGTCTACAACTGAGGTGACAGTATCCGAGGCAACTACGGAGGATTCTACAACTGAAGAATCTACCACTGAGGTCGTAACATCCGAGTCAACGACGGAGGATTCTACAACAGAAGAGTCTATCACTGAAGTTACAGTATCCGAGTCCACGACAGAAGATTCTACAACAGAAGAGTCTACCACTGAGGTGACAGTATCCGAGTCCACGACAGAAGATTCTACAACTGAAGAATCTACCACTGAAGTCGCAACATCCGAGTCAACGACGGAGGATTCTACAACTGAAGAGTCTACCACTGAGGTCGTAACATCCGAGTCAACGACGGAGGATTCTACAACAGAAGAGTCTATCACTGAAGTTACAGTATCCGAGTCCACGACAGAAGATTCTACAACTGAAGAATCTACCACTGAGGTCGCAACATCCGAGTCGACGACCGAAGAGTCCACTACAGAAGAGTCTACCACTGAAGTTACAGTATCCGAGTCTACGACGGAGGATTCTACAACAGAAGAATCTACTACTGAGGTCGCAACATCCGAGTCAACGACAGAAGAGTCCACTACAGAAGAGTCTACCACTGAGGTCGTAACATCCGAGTCAACGACGGAGGATTCGACAACAGAAGAGTCTACCACTGAAGTTACAGTATCCGAGTCTACTACGGAGGATTCTACAACTGAAGAGTCTACCACTGAGGTCGTAACATCCGAGTCAACGACGGAGGATTCTACAACAGAAGAGCCTACCACTGAGGTCGCAACATCCGAGTCAACGACAGAAGAGTCTACTACAGAAGAGTCTACCACTGAGGTGACAGTATCCGAGTCCACGACAGAAGATTCTACAACTGAAGAATCTACCACTGAAGCCGCAACATCCGAGTCAACGACGGAGGATTCTACAACTGAAGAATCTACCACTGAAGTCGCAACATCCGAGTCAACGACGGAGGATTCTACAACAGAAGAGTCTACCACTGAGGTCGCAACATCCGAGTCAACGACGGAGGATTCGACAACAGAAGAGTCCACCACTGAGGTGACAGTATCCACTGCATCTTCAACATCTGAAGTGCCTACATCCGAATCAACAACGGAAGCGTCAACTCAATCGATATCATTATCAACGATTGAAGTAACACCAGATGAAACGACGTCAAGTTCCTCCACAGAAACAACAACTGCTCTCCCAGTATCTTCAAGTACGGAGAGAACGCCAGTGTCGGGTGCCGAAATTGTTACAGGCATTTCAAAAGCGTTTGAAAAAGTGTCGAGCATTTTTGAAACATTAGCCAAAATCTTTGCATCGGCCATTAAGAGCAACTAG
- the LOC1269088 gene encoding serine-rich adhesin for platelets isoform X7, which produces MGFKRTLLLTMLTTSSFFLHVSASFICPKYDTSRQLSSLYAMPHSQTGYVTCVGRIKIAAHCPEGSVWSDAVKTCVRQYSSSGVQERTRRDTAIETVTTCATVCPQVFDPRKLVLVEHSSCTKYNLCVLGLMLTVSCPNDLRFNKERCECDFKEKVYCEGEDPATTTVDYASTTDATTVYDSTTKDSTTEEFTTEVATSESTTEDSTTEESTTEVTVSESTTEDSTTEESTTEVATSELTTEESTTEESTTEVIVSESTTEDSTTEESTTEAATSESTTEESTTEESTTEVTVSESTTEDSTTEESTTEAATSESTTEDSTTEESTTEVATSESTTEDSTTEESTTEVVTSESTTEDSTTEESITEVTVSESTTEDSTTEESTTEVATSESTTEDSTTEEFTTEVATSESTTEESTTEESTTEVTVSEATTEDSTTEESTTEVATSESTTEESTTEESTTEVTVSESTTEDSTTEESTTEVATSESTTEESTTEESTTEVTTSESTTEDSTTEESTTEVTVSESTTEDSTTEESTTEVVTSESTTEDSTTEEPTTEVATSESTTEESTTEESTTEVTVSESTTEDSTTEKSTTEAATSESTTEDSTTEESTTEVTVSESTTEDSTTEESTTEVATSESTTEDYTTEESTTEVVTSESTTEDSTTEEATTEVATSESTTEDSTTEESTTEVATSESTTEDSTTEEATTEVVTSESTTEDSTTEEATTEVTVSESTTEDSTTEESTTEVATSESTTEDSTTEESTTEVVTSESTTEHSTTEESTTEVATSESTTEESTTEESTTEVATSESTTEDSTTEESTTEVVTSESTTEDSTTEESITEVTVSESTTEDSTTEESTTEVATSESTTEDSTTEEITTEVATSESTTEESTTEESTTEVTVSEATTEDSTTEESTTEVVTSESTTEDSTTEESITEVTVSESTTEDSTTEESTTEVTVSESTTEDSTTEESTTEVATSESTTEDSTTEESTTEVVTSESTTEDSTTEESITEVTVSESTTEDSTTEESTTEVATSESTTEESTTEESTTEVTVSESTTEDSTTEESTTEVATSESTTEESTTEESTTEVTVSESTTEDSTTEESTTEAATSESTTEDSTTEESTTEVATSESTTEDSTTEESTTEVATSESTTEDSTTEESTTEVTVSTASSTSEVPTSESTTEASTQSISLSTIEVTPDETTSSSSTETTTALPVSSSTERTPVSGAEIVTGISKAFEKVSSIFETLAKIFASAIKSN; this is translated from the exons atGGGGTTTAAACGGACACTTCTGCTTACGATGCTGACAACATCATCTTTCTTCCTGCATGTGTCGGCAAGCTTCATTTGCCCAAAGTATGACACTTCACGACAGTTATCTTCTCTATACGCGATGCCTCACAGCCAAACGGGCTACGTGACATGTGTTGGAAGGATCAAAATCGCAGCCCACTGTCCCGAGGGATCGGTGTGGAGTGATGCAGTGAAAACATGCGTTCGACAATACTCCTCCTCGGGAGTTCAGGAGCGTACGAGACGAGATACCGCAATAGAAACAGTGACCACATGTGCAACGGTTTGTCCGCAAGTGTTCGATCCGCGGAAGCTTGTGCTTGTGGAGCATAGTTCTTGTACGAAATATAATCTGTGCGTTCTTGGGCTGATGCTGACTGTATCGTGCCCGAATGATTTGCGGTTCAATAAGGAGCGGTGTGAATGTGATTTCAAGGAAAAGGTTTATTGTGAAGGTGAAGATCCCGCGACGACAACAGTGGATTATGCATCAACCACCGATGCGACGACAGTTTATgattcaacaacaaaagatTCCACAACAGAAGAGTTTACCACTGAAGTCGCAACATCCGAGTCAACGACAGAAGATTCTACAACAGAAGAGTCTACCACTGAGGTGACAGTATCCGAGTCCACGACAGAAGATTCCACAACAGAAGAATCTACTACTGAGGTCGCAACATCCGAGTTAACGACAGAAGAGTCCACTACAGAAGAGTCTACCACTGAGGTGATAGTATCCGAGTCCACGACAGAAGATTCTACAACTGAAGAATCTACTACTGAAGCCGCAACATCCGAGTCAACGACAGAAGAGTCTACTACAGAAGAGTCTACCACTGAGGTGACAGTATCCGAGTCCACGACAGAAGATTCTACAACTGAAGAATCTACCACTGAAGCCGCAACATCCGAGTCAACGACGGAGGATTCTACAACTGAAGAATCTACCACTGAAGTCGCAACATCCGAGTCAACGACGGAGGATTCTACAACTGAAGAGTCTACCACTGAGGTCGTAACATCCGAGTCAACGACGGAGGATTCTACAACAGAAGAGTCTATCACTGAAGTTACAGTATCCGAGTCCACGACAGAAGATTCTACAACTGAAGAATCTACCACTGAAGTCGCAACATCCGAGTCGACGACAGAAGATTCCACAACAGAAGAATTTACCACTGAAGTCGCAACATCCGAGTCAACGACAGAAGAGTCCACTACAGAAGAGTCTACAACTGAGGTGACAGTATCCGAGGCAACTACGGAGGATTCTACAACTGAAGAATCTACCACTGAGGTCGCAACATCCGAGTCGACGACCGAAGAGTCCACTACAGAAGAGTCTACCACTGAAGTTACAGTATCCGAGTCTACGACGGAGGATTCTACAACTGAAGAATCTACTACTGAGGTCGCAACATCCGAGTCAACGACAGAAGAGTCCACTACAGAAGAGTCTACCACTGAGGTCACAACATCCGAGTCAACGACGGAGGATTCGACAACAGAAGAGTCTACCACTGAAGTTACAGTATCCGAGTCTACTACGGAGGATTCTACAACTGAAGAGTCTACCACTGAGGTCGTAACATCCGAGTCAACGACGGAGGATTCTACAACAGAAGAGCCTACCACTGAGGTCGCAACATCCGAGTCAACGACAGAAGAGTCTACTACAGAAGAGTCTACCACTGAGGTGACAGTATCCGAGTCCACGACAGAAGATTCTACAACTGAAAAATCTACCACTGAAGCCGCAACATCCGAGTCAACGACGGAGGATTCTACAACAGAAGAGTCTACCACTGAAGTTACAGTATCCGAGTCTACTACGGAGGATTCTACAACTGAAGAATCTACCACTGAAGTCGCAACATCCGAGTCAACGACGGAGGATTATACAACTGAAGAGTCTACCACTGAGGTCGTAACATCCGAGTCAACGACGGAGGATTCTACAACAGAAGAGGCTACCACTGAAGTCGCAACATCCGAGTCTACTACGGAGGATTCTACAACTGAAGAATCTACCACTGAAGTCGCAACATCCGAGTCAACGACGGAGGATTCTACAACAGAAGAGGCTACCACTGAGGTCGTAACATCCGAGTCAACGACGGAGGATTCTACAACAGAAGAGGCTACCACTGAAGTTACAGTATCCGAGTCTACTACGGAGGATTCTACAACTGAAGAATCTACCACTGAAGTCGCAACATCCGAGTCAACGACGGAGGATTCTACAACTGAAGAGTCTACCACTGAGGTCGTAACATCCGAGTCAACGACGGAGCATTCTACAACAGAAGAGTCTACCACTGAGGTCGCAACATCCGAGTCAACGACAGAAGAGTCCACTACAGAAGAATCTACCACTGAAGTCGCAACATCCGAGTCAACGACGGAGGATTCTACAACTGAAGAATCTACCACTGAGGTCGTAACATCCGAGTCAACGACGGAGGATTCTACAACAGAAGAGTCTATCACTGAAGTTACAGTATCCGAGTCCACGACAGAAGATTCTACAACTGAAGAATCTACCACTGAAGTCGCAACATCCGAGTCAACGACAGAAGATTCCACAACAGAAGAAATAACCACTGAAGTCGCAACATCCGAGTCAACGACAGAAGAGTCCACTACAGAAGAGTCTACAACTGAGGTGACAGTATCCGAGGCAACTACGGAGGATTCTACAACTGAAGAATCTACCACTGAGGTCGTAACATCCGAGTCAACGACGGAGGATTCTACAACAGAAGAGTCTATCACTGAAGTTACAGTATCCGAGTCCACGACAGAAGATTCTACAACAGAAGAGTCTACCACTGAGGTGACAGTATCCGAGTCCACGACAGAAGATTCTACAACTGAAGAATCTACCACTGAAGTCGCAACATCCGAGTCAACGACGGAGGATTCTACAACTGAAGAGTCTACCACTGAGGTCGTAACATCCGAGTCAACGACGGAGGATTCTACAACAGAAGAGTCTATCACTGAAGTTACAGTATCCGAGTCCACGACAGAAGATTCTACAACTGAAGAATCTACCACTGAGGTCGCAACATCCGAGTCGACGACCGAAGAGTCCACTACAGAAGAGTCTACCACTGAAGTTACAGTATCCGAGTCTACGACGGAGGATTCTACAACAGAAGAATCTACTACTGAGGTCGCAACATCCGAGTCAACGACAGAAGAGTCCACTACAGAAGAGTCTACCACTGAG GTGACAGTATCCGAGTCCACGACAGAAGATTCTACAACTGAAGAATCTACCACTGAAGCCGCAACATCCGAGTCAACGACGGAGGATTCTACAACTGAAGAATCTACCACTGAAGTCGCAACATCCGAGTCAACGACGGAGGATTCTACAACAGAAGAGTCTACCACTGAGGTCGCAACATCCGAGTCAACGACGGAGGATTCGACAACAGAAGAGTCCACCACTGAGGTGACAGTATCCACTGCATCTTCAACATCTGAAGTGCCTACATCCGAATCAACAACGGAAGCGTCAACTCAATCGATATCATTATCAACGATTGAAGTAACACCAGATGAAACGACGTCAAGTTCCTCCACAGAAACAACAACTGCTCTCCCAGTATCTTCAAGTACGGAGAGAACGCCAGTGTCGGGTGCCGAAATTGTTACAGGCATTTCAAAAGCGTTTGAAAAAGTGTCGAGCATTTTTGAAACATTAGCCAAAATCTTTGCATCGGCCATTAAGAGCAACTAG